A portion of the Aphelocoma coerulescens isolate FSJ_1873_10779 chromosome 1, UR_Acoe_1.0, whole genome shotgun sequence genome contains these proteins:
- the LOC138111439 gene encoding alpha-2-macroglobulin-like protein 1 isoform X2, giving the protein MGAPLLLLALTLFPVAAAASLELHYMVVFPAIIQQSHEEKLYIHFSSLTEAIHLAVTLQTETRNHTLVEQDVEKPGTFQSITFQVPDLMLIPKKTDSSKTQPEEVVFLHVLIHSGDNVLFEGHKKVLVKPQKNIILIETDKGLYKPGETVKFRIVNLNENLKVIKNEYSQIWLQDPEYNRIAEWLNVKSNHGIVDLSFPLASEAALGKYTISVQQHMAQKTFIVEEYVLKKFEMKIEHPPHITTADEEFQLEVCGKYTYGKPVEGKVEITVMTFSQDMEDSFTSSAIQKQNSWTNKDGCATFTVKTEALEINEADSHVIAVGKLVENGTGAHSLEKVQIPVATIMKSIEFINLHPFYKRGIPYTGKMFCHSANSPLRSETVYLIIDVNDEETRLSLLTDEKGEAHFTLDTTSWNSTMVSLRGTYTPPTEDSPFSPESKIEDSFHWLKPFYSESNSFLEIKAKNDVMSCDQEQEVHVDYILSQNKLRPGEDHIDFYYLVIAKGKILFSREKKVPITHHENLQGSFSLTLPVGNDFLPDIKLLVYAIFSDGEVVADVEQFEVEMCFRHKVVLEFSHKEEVPGSKVRLNLKAAPGSLCSVQAVDKSILLENNQTLTADRLYMEVFEDSFTVGGRGLPYRLEDFEAYPCLPQQPSPHKKARMGAPWYQSEADVYNLFKKLLMKIFTNTRIKKPVSCVRPDFEKKIYLRKGNLVGSRAIHANSEPHSADKEKPKPRTLFPETWIWDLVSVGGDGQASLQVAVPDTITEWNANTFCVANTGFGFSPLTSLRVFQPFFVDVSLPYSVIQGETFGLKATVFNYLKDCIQVHTTLTETPELKVDACPSCQFTSCLCANEAKTFVWNVTATRLGRVNVTVSSVAEESHSLCGNRIAVTPLQGGRDAVIKPLLVKPGGVLQEKTQNIFLCPADNTISEEFSPTLPAEVLEGSARVTFSVIGDIMGPALQNLDQLLRLPFGCGEQNMVQFAPNIFILQYLNKTKQLNPEIKDKALKFLTTGYQRQLLYKHDDGSYSAFGKGDEQGNTWLTAFVARSFGQASSHIYIDKDHVHSALLWLQKHQLPSGCFQSVGKLFNNDLKGGVDDTISLTAYIAAALVELHLERNDTMLDNALHCLRNVTLDETSLYVKALMAYVFTLSKDMEMRKQLLDMVEKETAQLLTSQSADEKSSSMIETVAYIVLAHVSKADLSLNEASVSKLVRWLSGQRNAFGGFASTQDTVVSLQALAQYAALIPQEIRDVKVAVKGKGASPLEFHVHRNNKLVLHQASLPADTGTYTVQAMGSGCVYVQATLYYNIPPPKTEEVFVLDVETVPRECDGVRKEFDIHVSVSYVGDRGTSNMALVEAEMLSGFIPVQSSVKELEKAPLVKKTEIKPDKITIYLEELGESSLKLNISVEQDIEVQNLKASTVHVYDYYKPDDCTAREYAFPCSSG; this is encoded by the exons ATGGGAGCACCACTGCTCCTCTTAGCCCTGACCCTATTCCCAGTGGCAGCTGCAGCAAGCCTGGAACT TCACTATATGGTGGTGTTCCCTGCTATCATTCAGCAATCCCACGAGGAGAAGCTCTACATTCACTTCAGCTCCCTAACTGAGGCCATCCACCTGGCTGTCACCTTGCAGACAGAAACCCGGAATCACACACTGGTGGAGCAGGATGTGGAGAAGCCAGGCACTTTTCAGAGCATCACTTTCCAG GTGCCAGACCTCATGTTAATTCCCAAGAAAACAGATAGTTCCAAGACACAG CCAGAGGAGGTGGTTTTTCTGCATGTCCTGATCCACAGTGGAGACAATGTGCTCTTTGAGGGTCACAAGAAAGTTCTGGTCAAGCCTCAGAAGAATATAATTCTGATAGAGACAGACAAGGGCTTATACAAACCTGGAGAAACAG TGAAATTTCGAATTGTGAACCTTAATGAGAACCTTAAGGTCATTAAAAATGAG TATTCCCAGATATGGCTGCAG GATCCTGAATACAACCGTATTGCTGAGTGGCTGAATGTAAAGTCAAATCACGGCATTGTGGATCTATCCTTCCCCCTGGCCTCCGAAGCAGCCCTTGGGAAGTACACCATCTCAGTGCAGCAGCACATGGCTCAAAAAACCTTCATTGTTGAGGAATACG TGCTGAAAAAATTTGAGATGAAGATTGAGCACCCTCCACATATCACTACAGCAGATGAGGAATTTCAGCTGGAGGTCTGTGGCAA GTATACTTATGGGAAGCCTGTTGAAGGGAAAGTAGAAATTACTGTTATGACATTCTCCCAGGACATGGAAGACAGTTTTACAAGTTCTGCGATTCAGAAGCAAAACAGCTGG ACAAATAAGGATGGCTGTGCTACTTTCACAGTGAAGACAGAAGCTCTGGAAATAAATGAAGCTGACAGCCATGTAATTGCAGTAGGAAAACTGGTGGAAAATGGAACAG GAGCACATTCTTTGGAGAAGGTTCAAATTCCTGTCGCAACAATAATGAAATCTATAGAGTTTATCAACCTCCATCCATTCTACAAACGTGGGATACCATACACAGGGAAG ATGTTCTGCCACAGTGCAAATTCTCCCCTCAGAAGTGAAACAGTCTATCTAATAATTGACGTCAATGATGAGGAGACACGTCTGTCACTCCTCACAGATGAGAAGGGGGAAGCTCACTTCACACTGGATACCACCAGCTGGAACAGCACGATGGTTTCTCTGAGG GGTACCTACACCCCTCCAACTGAAGACAGTCCATTTTCTCCTGAAAGTAAAATAGAGGACAGCTTCCACTGGCTGAAACCTTTTTACTCTGAGAGCAACAGCTTCCTTGAGATCAAGGCCAAGAATGATGTGATGTCTTGTGATCAAGAGCAGGAAGTGCACGTGGATTATATCCTTTCCCAGAATAAACTCCGCCCTGGAGAAGACCACATTGATTTCTACTACTTG GTGATAGCAAAAGGCAAGATCCTTTTCAGCAGAGAGAAGAAGGTGCCAATTACCCACCATGAGA ATCTGCAGGGCTCCTTCTCATTGACTCTGCCTGTTGGCAATGACTTCCTGCCTGACATCAAGCTTCTGGTGTATGCAATCTTCtcagatggagaggtggtggctgATGTGGAGCAGTTTGAAGTAGAAATGTGCTTTAGACATAAG GTGGTGCTGGAATTCTCACACAAGGAGGAAGTCCCAGGATCCAAAGTCAGACTGAACCTCAAGGCTGCTCCAGGGTCCCTGTGCTCTGTGCAAGCTGTTGACAAGAGCATCCTCCTGGAGAACAACCAAACCCTAACAGCAGACAGA TTGTATATGGAAGTCTTTGAAGACAGCTTCACGGTTGGAGGACGAGGCTTGCCTTACCGCTTGGAGGACTTTGAGGCATATCCCTGTCTgccccagcagcccagcccccacAAAAAGGCTCGGATGGGTGCACCATGGTACCAAAGCGAGGCTGATGTCTATAATCTGTTTAAG AAACTGCTCATGAAAATATTTACCAACACTAGAATCAAGAAACCTGTTTCCTGTGTGCGTCCAGACTTTGAGAAAAAGATATATCTAAGAAAAGGCAATTTGGTTG GCAGCCGTGCTATCCATGCCAATTCTGAACCTCACTCTGCTGACAAGGAGAAGCCAAAACCACGGACACTTTTCCCAGAGacctggatttgggatttggtcTCTGTCGG GGGCGATGGACAAGCGTCTCTCCAAGTTGCTGTACCTGACACCATCACAGAATGGAATGCCAACACCTTCTGTGTTGCCAATACTGGCTTTGGTTTCTCACCTCTGACCTCTCTTAGGGTCTTCCAGCCTTTCTTTGTGGATGTATCACTGCCATACTCTGTGATCCAAGGAGAGACTTTCGGCCTAAAAGCCACTGTCTTCAACTACCTCAAGGACTGTATCCAG GTCCacaccaccctcacagagacCCCAGAACTAAAGGTGGATGCCTGTCCAAGCTGCCAGTTCACCAGCTGCCTCTGTGCCAATGAAGCAAAAACCTTTGTATGGAATGTGACTGCGACCAGgctgg GCAGAGTGAACGTCACCGTCAGCAGCGTGGCGGAAGAATCACACAGTCTGTGTGGTAACAGGATTGCTGTGACACCTTTGCAAGGAGGGAGAGATGCTGTGATAAAACCTCTGCTCGTGAAG CCAGGAGGTGTCCTACAAGAGAAGACCCAAAATATCTTTCTCTGTCCTGCAG ATAACACCATCTCTGAAGAGTTCTCCCCGACTCTGCCTGCAGAAGTGCTGGAGGGATCTGCCCGAGTCACGTTCTCTGTGATTG GTGACATCATGGGTCCAGCACTTCAAAATTTAGACCAGCTGCTAAGATTGCCCTTTGGCTGTGGTGAACAGAACATGGTCCAGTTTGCACCAAACATCTTCATACTCCAGTACCTGAATAAGACTAAACAACTGAACCCAGAAATTAAGGATAAAGCACTGAAATTTCTGACAACAG GTTACCAGCGTCAGCTGCTCTACAAACACGACGATGGCTCCTACAGCGCCTTTGGGAAAGGTGATGAGCAAGGCAACACGTG GCTGACAGCTTTTGTAGCCAGGTCCTTTGGACAAGCCAGCTCTCACATTTACATTGATAAGGACCACGTGCAcagtgctctgctctggctgcagaagCACCAGCTGCCCAGTGGCTGCTTCCAGAGTGTGGGGAAGCTCTTCAACAATGACCTGAAG GGTGGTGTGGATGATACCATCTCATTAACAGCCTATATTGCTGCTGCACTGGTGGAACTCCATCTGGAGAGAAAT GACACCATGTTGGATAATGCCTTACATTGCCTTAGGAATGTAACACTTGATGAGACAAGCCTTTATGTCAAGGCCTTGATGGCTTATGTCTTCACACTGAGTAAGGACATGGAGATgagaaagcagctcctggatATGGTAGAGAAGGAAACTG CACAGCTACTGACATCACAATCTGCTGATGAAAAGTCTTCTTCCATGATTGAGACAGTAGCCTACATCGTCCTGGCTCATGTCTCCAAAGCAGACTTGTCACTCAATGAAGCCTCGGTGAGCAAGCTTGTGCGCTGGCTCAGTGGACAAAGAAATGCCTTTGGAGGATTTGCTTCCACACAG GACACGGTTGTCAGCCTGCAGGCCCTCGCTCAGTATGCAGCCCTGATTCCTCAGGAGATCAGAGATGTCAAGGTGGCAGTGAAAGGCAAGGGGGCTTCTCCACTGGAGTTCCATGTGCACAGGAACAACAAGTTGGTCCTGCATCAGGCATCTCTCCCTGCAGACACAGGGACCTACACAGTGCAAGCAATGGGCAGTGGCTGCGTTTATGTCCAG GCCACTTTGTATTATAACATCCCACCACCAAAAACAGAAGAGGTCTTTGTCCTGGATGTGGAAACTGTACCAAGAGAATGTGATGGTGTCAGGAAAGAGTTTGATATCCATGTGTCTGTCAG TTATGTAGGGGACCGTGGGACGAGTAACATGGCCCTGGTGGAGGCTGAAATGCTGTCAGGGTTCATTCCCGTGCAGAGCTCTGTGAAAGAG CTGGAGAAGGCACCCCTCGTGAAAAAGACAGAGATAAAACCAGACAAAATCACAATCTACTTGGAGGAG CTGGGTGAGAGTTCTTTGAAGCTTAACATCTCAGTGGAACAAGATATTGAAGTGCAGAATCTGAAAGCTTCAACAGTGCATGTCTATGACTACTATAAGCCAG ATGACTGCACAGCAAGAGAATATGCTTTCCCTTGCAGTTCAGGTTAG